The following DNA comes from candidate division KSB1 bacterium.
TGAATTAGAGGCTCTCAAGCCAGTTCAGCCATTCACGAAAATGCGGGCATTCTTGGCGCAAGACTTCCAGCCCAATGCGTTCGGTTATCAAAGGGCCATGAAGCGTTTTTTGATAAGCCGGCACAATTCTGTTGAGGCGCTTGGAAGGCGCGTTCTGGGGATCGTCATCGATGTCTTCGGGAGTTGGAAACGAGGTTCGAATGCTCATGAGCTTGTCTTTGGAATCTGGTTGATACACCGCCTTGGCCAGTTCATCGGGCTTTGCGAAGAGGAGCGCCTCAAATTCATGAATCATTAGATAGGCACGAAAGCGGGAATCAGAAATCTGTTGTTCCCACGCTGTTTCAACATGACGCGCCCTCTCCAGCGATGATCTGTTTGGCCGCGTCGACATGCCTGG
Coding sequences within:
- a CDS encoding DUF4276 family protein; this translates as MENDLRRLLGDTAALFVTTFIDYYGLPPDFPGMSTRPNRSSLERARHVETAWEQQISDSRFRAYLMIHEFEALLFAKPDELAKAVYQPDSKDKLMSIRTSFPTPEDIDDDPQNAPSKRLNRIVPAYQKTLHGPLITERIGLEVLRQECPHFREWLNWLESL